The Bacteroidota bacterium genomic sequence GGTTGCAGGCTGTCGAATTTGCTTTCTGTTTGAAACTGGATGAACTTATTTCTAAAATCGGCATATTCCGGCTTGTTTATTAATTCGGAAAATATTTGTTGCTTTAACGGTGCGTTTTTCTGGGCTTCCAACATTTTTAAATCCGATTCGGTAAATGTTTTTCCTTGTACAATATAAAATTGGCAATCGGACGATTCTTTATTCGGATTTTGATCATCGCTCAAACGAGCAGCTGCAAGTGCACCCTTTTTATGAATAAGTTTAGCATTAAATTCGGCAGGCACGGTACTCCCAAAACCGCCATTGCCTAGCATTGTTCCACTTGGCGCACGCTTAGAATCCGGGTCTCCACCCTGAATCATAAAATCTTTAATTACCCTATGAAAAAGTAAACTGTCGTATTTATTGCTACGAACAAGTTTTAGAAAATTATCTCTGTGCTTAGGTGTTTCGTTGTATAGCTTTATTTTTATGTCGCCCTGGGTGGTTTTAATTAACACCTTTAGCTCTTGCTGTGCGATGGCTGAAATTGACAAAAACAAGCATATTAAAGAGAAGAATCGTACTAACATAATGGCT encodes the following:
- a CDS encoding peptidylprolyl isomerase; this encodes MLVRFFSLICLFLSISAIAQQELKVLIKTTQGDIKIKLYNETPKHRDNFLKLVRSNKYDSLLFHRVIKDFMIQGGDPDSKRAPSGTMLGNGGFGSTVPAEFNAKLIHKKGALAAARLSDDQNPNKESSDCQFYIVQGKTFTESDLKMLEAQKNAPLKQQIFSELINKPEYADFRNKFIQFQTESKFDSLQPLIKQIEPAIDAELLKQAYFKFNEEQIKTYSTVGGTPHLDGGYTVFGEVVEGMDVVEKIAAVEVDQNSRPLQDVRVLKMKVIK